A portion of the Edaphobacter bradus genome contains these proteins:
- a CDS encoding response regulator yields MSERSSPINRPRVLLADDHPHLLEAATALLAPYFDVVGTASDGRTLVSEALRLEPDVIVVDITMPVLSGIDAVHQLRELRSSARSVFLTIHAGEEFVAACRAEGALGYVLKSKMKTQLVPAIWAALAGVAYMPPPASV; encoded by the coding sequence ATGAGTGAGCGAAGTTCCCCCATAAATCGCCCTCGCGTACTCCTAGCCGATGATCATCCTCATCTGTTGGAAGCTGCAACAGCTCTACTTGCCCCCTACTTTGATGTTGTAGGGACCGCGAGTGACGGCAGAACGCTGGTTTCTGAAGCGCTCCGCCTTGAGCCTGACGTGATTGTGGTAGATATCACTATGCCCGTATTGAGCGGCATTGACGCCGTCCATCAGTTGCGTGAATTGAGATCATCCGCTCGATCGGTTTTTCTGACGATTCATGCGGGAGAAGAGTTTGTAGCCGCCTGCAGGGCTGAAGGCGCGCTCGGTTATGTCCTGAAATCCAAGATGAAAACTCAGCTGGTGCCCGCGATTTGGGCCGCTCTGGCGGGAGTGGCCTACATGCCACCTCCAGCCTCCGTGTGA